Proteins from one Canis lupus familiaris isolate Mischka breed German Shepherd chromosome 26, alternate assembly UU_Cfam_GSD_1.0, whole genome shotgun sequence genomic window:
- the LOC119877588 gene encoding 60S ribosomal protein L21 codes for MTNTKGKRRGTRYMFSRPFRKHGVVPLATYMRIYKKGDIVDIKGMGTVQKGMPHKCYHGKTGRVYNVTQHAVGIVVNKQVKGKILAKRINVRIEHIKHSKSRDSFLKRVKENDQKKKEAKEKGTWVQLKRQPAPPREAHFVRTNGKEPELLEPIPYEFMA; via the coding sequence atgaccaacacaaagggaaagaggagaggtacccgctatatgttctctaggccttttagaaaacatggagttgttcctttggccacatacatGCGAATCTATAAGAAAGGTGATATTGTGGACATCAAGGGAATGGGCACTGTTCAAAAAGGAATGCCCCACAAATGTTaccatggcaaaactggaagGGTCTACAATGTTACTCAGCATGCTGttggcattgttgtaaacaaacaagttaagggcaagattcttgccaagagaattaatgtccgcattgagcatattaaacactcaaagaGCCGAGATAGCTTCCTGAAGcgtgtgaaggaaaatgatcagaaaaagaaggaagccaaagagaaaggtacttgGGTCCAACTGAAGCgccagcctgccccacccagagaagcacactttgtgagaaccaatggaaaggagcctgaactgctggaacccattccctatgaattcatggcatga